One genomic region from Myripristis murdjan chromosome 7, fMyrMur1.1, whole genome shotgun sequence encodes:
- the fam3a gene encoding protein FAM3A, with product MRLTGPLRVVAVLLLVGLTWVLANTIFGGDSGSSVRQFFTGASEEPTPEPRPRRYKCGLSAPCPQKHLAFRLVSGAANVIGPKICLEDKMLVSSVKNNVGRGINIALVNGVTGELLDTKSFDMWAGDVSDLLKFLRPLHEGTLVFVASFDDAATKLNEEARRLFEELGSTAVKELAFRDSWVFVGAKGIENKSPFEQRMKNSKSSNKYEGWPESLEMDGCIPLRAPLEG from the exons ATGAGATTAACAG GGCCACTGCGAGtggtggctgtgctgctgctggtggggCTCACCTGGGTGTTGGCAAACACCATATTCGGAGGGGACAGCGGTTCATCTGTGCGACAGTTCTTCACTG GTGCAAGCGAAGAGCCAACACCTG AGCCCCGTCCTCGGAGATATAAATGTGGCCTTTCAGCTCCCTGTCCGCAGAAACACCTGGCTTTCCGCTTGGTGTCTGGTGCTGCCAATGTCATCGGTCCCAAAATCTGCCTGGAGGACAAGAT GTTGGTGAGCAGTGTGAAGAACAATGTAGGCAGAGGAATCAACATCGCTTTGGTAAATG GAGTGACCGGCGAGCTCTTGGACACTAAGTCCTTTGATATGTGGGCAGGAG ATGTTTCTGACTTGCTGAAGTTCCTCCGGCCGCTTCATGAGGGAACACTCGTGTTTGTGGCTTCCTTTGATGATGCTGCCACAAA GTTGAACGAGGAGGCTCGGCGGCTATTTGAAGAGCTTGGTAGCACGGCAGTGAAGGAGCTGGCCTTTAGAGACAGCTGGGTGTTTGTCGGGGCCAAGGGCATCGAGAATAAGAGCCCTTTTGAGCAG CGTATGAAGAACAGCAAGAGCAGTAACAAGTATGAAGGTTGGCCTGAATCTCTGGAGATGGATGGCTGTATTCCCCTGCGCGCACCCCTGGAGGGTTAG